Proteins encoded together in one Bombus affinis isolate iyBomAffi1 chromosome 2, iyBomAffi1.2, whole genome shotgun sequence window:
- the LOC126928878 gene encoding pancreatic lipase-related protein 2-like, with the protein MTTGIALIYPALLTVLTENNYTIFSDETGVPYLIKIDNSPLTELELNILGINVESISFNLYTRDNPTIGDVLNLNDIVSVRESHWNPHRETIIVTHGWNSNGRSSSCTLVRDAFLNVWDSNVIIVDWGNIAKNLLYSVVAKSVPRVALRVAAFVNFLQTGAGLRTSKLKIVGHSLGAHVAGLSALEIGTRSSQVAEVIALDAAKPMFEHKGPDGRVDKSDARNVQVIHTCAGYLGLNISVGTSDFFANDGRNQPGCVNDLIGACAHSRSYEYYSESVMKSKGFLGVSQNGTTAYMGGPTLDPKAKGTYTFQTKNQYPYAPGG; encoded by the exons ATGACAACGGGAATAGCATTAA TTTATCCTGCGTTGCTCACGGTGCTAACGGAAAACAATTACACGATCTTTTCGGATGAAACAGGAGTGCCGTATTTGATTAAAATCGATAACTCTCCACTAACTGAATTAGAACTTAACATTTTAGGTATCAATGTGGAATCGATCAGTTTCAACCTTTACACACG aGATAACCCTACAATTGGTGATGTGCTAAATCTAAACGACATAGTCTCTGTACGAGAGAGTCATTGGAATCCGCACAGGGAAACCATCATAGTTACTCATGGTTGGAATTCCAATGGTCGATCTTCGTCATGTACACTCGTACGCGATG CTTTCCTTAATGTCTGGGATAGCAACGTCATTATCGTCGATTGGGGTAACATAGCAAAAAACCTGCTTTATTCCGTCGTTGCAAAAAGCGTACCACGCGTTGCTCTCCGTGTAGCTGCTTTCGTGAATTTCCTACAAACTGGCGCTGGTTTACGAACGTCCAAACTGAAAATTGTTGGACACTCCCTCGGTGCTCATGTCGCAGGCTTAAGTGCACTAGAGATAGGAACTAGGTCGAGCCAAGTCGCGGAAGTTATCG CACTCGACGCTGCCAAACCAATGTTTGAACACAAAGGGCCTGATGGAAGAGTTGATAAATCGGACGCGCGAAATGTTCAAGTTATTCACACATGCGCCGGATATTTGGGTCTGAATATCTCTGTTGGTACTTCTGATTTCTTTGCCAATGATGGAAGAAATCAACCAGGATGCGTCAATGACTTGATAG GAGCTTGCGCACATTCACGCAGCTACGAATACTACAGTGAATCTGTTATGAAATCAAAAGGCTTCCTCGGTGTATCTCAGAATGGGACAACGGCATACATGGGTGGTCCTACCCTTGACCCGAA
- the LOC126928879 gene encoding phospholipase A1-like, producing MTAMVNASLVLFYPTLLSTLREANYTILPTKEGNPSLVKLDNTILSETDLILFGANVDTISFTLYTQKNSKNGDVLRLNDINSVRKSHYNANRQTIVVTHGWNSNGQSESCTLVRDAFLKVRDCNVIVVDWSQIADHKDYIAVAKNVPRVASHVASFINFLRTSAGLHTSNLKIIGHSLGAHVAGLSAREVGKLSRVAEVIALDPAKPLFEHKGTGERVDKSDAQNVQVIHTCAGYLGLDISVGTSDFFANDGRHQPGCGDDLLGSCAHGRSYEYFSQSITNPKAYRGVTDNGAAAYMGGANLDPNARGTYHFKTSS from the exons ATGACGGCCATGGTAAATGCATCATTAGTGCTAT tTTATCCTACGCTGCTCTCGACGTTGAGAGAAGCCAATTATACGATTCTACCGACCAAAGAAGGAAACCCGTCTCTGGTTAAACTCGATAATACCATACTAAGTGAAACAGACTTGATTCTTTTCGGTGCCAATGTGGATACGATCAGTTTCACGCTTTACACGCA AAAAAACAGTAAAAATGGCGACGTCCTAAGATTAAATGACATAAACTCGGTTCGAAAGAGTCATTATAACGCAAACAGACAAACCATCGTGGTCACTCACGGTTGGAATAGCAACGGACAATCCGAATCATGTACGCTCGTACGCGATG CTTTCCTTAAAGTCCGCGACTGCAACGTCATTGTGGTCGATTGGAGTCAAATAGCAGATCACAAGGATTACATCGCTGTTGCAAAGAACGTACCACGTGTAGCTAGCCACGTAGCTAGTTTCATAAATTTCCTGCGAACTAGCGCTGGTTTGCACACGTCCAACTTGAAAATTATTGGACACTCTCTCGGTGCCCATGTCGCCGGCTTGAGCGCGCGAGAGGTAGGAAAATTGAGCCGAGTGGCGGAAGTTATCG CGCTCGACCCTGCCAAGCCATTGTTTGAACACAAAGGAACCGGTGAAAGAGTTGATAAATCGGACGCACAAAATGTTCAAGTTATTCACACATGTGCCGGATATTTGGGTCTGGATATCTCTGTTGGCACTTCCGATTTCTTTGCCAATGATGGAAGACATCAACCAGGATGCGGCGATGATTTGTTAG GATCTTGCGCGCATGGACGCAGTTACGAGTACTTCAGTCAATCTATTACGAATCCAAAAGCTTACCGCGGTGTAACTGACAATGGTGCAGCAGCATACATGGGTGGTGCTAACCTCGATCCGAA TGCTAGGGGAACCTACCACTTCAAAACTAGCAGTTAA
- the LOC126928876 gene encoding pancreatic lipase-related protein 2-like isoform X1 produces MTAMVNNISTVYPTLLSMLTYISPTVKTNGNGYITDLEIKYNPLPANLTLDTYLDAVSFTLYTRDNPTDGEILKLNDVESIRNSHWNATKQTIIVTHGWTHSGEGPVCTTIRDGFLKVRDCNVIILDWSEIADKLIYSVVADIVPYVAHRAASFINFMRTEAGLQTSNLKIVGHSFGAQIAGLSAREVGKSSRVAEVIALDPANVMFQLKKPGERLDKSDAENVQIIHTCSGQFGYYLSVGTSDFYANDGRHQPGCGIDFFGVCAHLRSYKIFAESITNPKGFLGTRADGATAYVGGATLDPNAKGTYYFKTNNEYPYALDG; encoded by the exons ATGACAGCCATGGTAAATAATATATCAACAG TTTATCCTACGCTTCTTTCGATGTTGACCTATATCAGTCCAACAGTTAAAACGAATGGAAATGGATACATAACTGATCTTGAAATCAAATACAACCCACTGCCTGCAAACCTCACTTTAGACACCTACTTGGATGCGGTTAGCTTCACGCTATACACACG AGACAATCCCACAGATGGCGAGATCCTAAAACTAAATGACGTAGAGTCGATCCGGAACAGTCATTGGAACGCAACTAAGCAAACCATTATAGTCACTCATGGTTGGACTCACAGCGGTGAAGGTCCAGTTTGTACGACCATACGCGATG GTTTCCTCAAGGTCCGAGACTGTAACGTTATTATTCTCGATTGGAGTGAGATAGCAGACAAACTAATTTATTCTGTCGTCGCAGACATCGTACCGTACGTTGCTCATCGTGCAGctagtttcataaattttatgCGAACCGAGGCTGGTTTGCAAACGTCCAATTTGAAAATTGTTGGGCATTCTTTCGGTGCTCAAATCGCGGGCTTGAGCGCACGAGAGGTAGGAAAATCGAGCCGAGTGGCGGAAGTTATCG CTCTCGACCCTGCCAACGTAATGTTTCAACTCAAAAAACCTGGTGAAAGACTTGATAAATCAGACGCAGAAAATGTTCAAATTATCCACACATGCTCTGGACAGTTCGGTTACTATCTGTCTGTTGGTACCTCAGACTTCTATGCGAATGATGGAAGACATCAACCAGGATGCGGCATTGACTTCTTTG GAGTTTGCGCACACTTGCGTAGCTACAAAATCTTCGCTGAATCAATTACGAATCCGAAAGGCTTTCTCGGCACACGTGCAGATGGTGCAACAGCATACGTGGGTGGCGCTACGCTCGATCCTAA TGCTAAAGGAACCTACTACTTCAAAACTAACAATGAGTATCCTTATGCTCTTGATGGATAA